AGCAGGCAGAGAAAGATGGAGGGCAAGGATGCCATAAGCGGTAAGATCGGCATAGATGAGAAATCCATACCGTTTTACACCGAGTCCATTATTCCCCAGAATGTGAGAGAGGTAATTTCGTTAGCCCGGACAATTTCAGAAGGTGCCCCCCTATGGAAAGTCATAGTATCGCCCGATGTATATGAGAACGTCAGCAAGTACGTAGAGGTGAATAAGCTCACAGCCCCAAATGGGACCCTATTCTCCATCCTCGCCGTCGAGGAGGGGGCTGTCCAGTTGTAATTACGCACAATAGACCTTCCTATTTTATTCGGTAAGACATCTTTTTTCGTTCCATTATGTCGAGTTGGGGTTTTTGAACCTTTTCTTTTTGAGTGTTAAAATCTATTGTTTATGTCAGTGCCGGTATTATGACATAAAATATATCGACCTGCGCTTTTAGGATGAGTTCAACCATGGAGAGTATAAATCTTAAGGACCTAAGTCCCGATGAACTGGAGGGTTTTGTAGCCAATCTGGGAGAGAAGTCATATCGTGCCCGGCAGTTGGGAAAGTGGATGTATCAAAAAAGGACGACTTCATTCGACGATATGACCGACCTGCCCAAGGACTTCAGGCAAACCCTCGCCCAAGCGGCCTTTATATCTTCTCTCCGCCTGATCGAAGAGCGGGTTTCCCGGGACGGCACCAAAAAGTATCTCTTTGAGCTTTCCGATGGGAACCGGGTAGAAAGCGTATTAATTCCGGATGGAAAGAGGTCTACGCTTTGTATCTCTTCTCAGGTTGGGTGCGCTCTTGGTTGCACTTTTTGCCTTACCGGAAGAGTGGGGAGGATAAGGAATCTCAAGCCCTCCGAGATATTAGACCAGTTTCTCCAGGTGAGCGGTCTCAACCACGAACCGGTTACCAACATAGTTTTCATGGGTATGGGCGAGCCTCTAGACAACCTGGAAAGTACGGTAAGAGCATTGCAAACATTCACCCATCCCGATTACATCGGATTTTCTTCAAAGAAGATTACGGTATCTACTTCCGGCTTGGTTCCCAAGATCAGGGAGCTAGGAGAAAGAATCTCGGTAAACCTATCCGTCTCGCTAAACGCACCCAAGGATGAGTTGAGGGATAAGATCATGCCCATAAACAGAAAATACCCCATAAATAAGCTTCTCGAAGAGGTAAAGAGGTTTCCCGTGCCCAATAGGAAGCTTTTGACCTTCGAGTACGTTCTGCTCAAGGGCATAAACGACTCGGACCGGGATGCCAGAGAGCTAGGCGAATTGCTGAAGGGGATTAGGTGCAAGGTAAATTTGATCCCGTTTAATGAAGCCCCTCCGCTTTCCTATGAATCTCCCTCGGAGGAGAGGGTATTTCAGTTTCAGCGAATTTTAATAGCATATGGGCTCGACGTAAGGATAAGGAAGAACCGCGGCCGGGATATACTCGGTGCTTGCGGGCAGCTTGCGGCGACTTATCCAGTCGAGAAGGTGGCTAAACACTCAAGGTAGGGCGAGTTAATATGAATGGAGGTAAGTAATATATAAAGGACGCAAGATGCATGATGCACGAATAAATAACATGAGTCACGCATCATACATCGTTTGAATGAGCTCACGACGAAGTCTTGAATCGCCCGTTCGTGTGAATATGTTGATTAATGGGTAAAAATTCGACGAGACTAAAATGAAAGGTTCGGAAGTAAGGCAAAAATTTCTTGATTACTTTGAGGAAAGGGGACACACCGTCGTCAAAAGCTCCTCCTTAATACCCAAGAATGACCCGACTCTGCTATTCACGAACGCCGGGATGGTGCAGTTTAAGGATGTGTTCCTGGGGTTTGACATCCGCCCGTATAAAAGGGCTACATCGTGCCAAAAGTGCGTCCGAGCCGGGGGCAAGCACAACGACCTGGAGAACGTCGGATACACTGCCCGGCACCATACCTTCTTCGAGATGCTGGGCAATTTCTCTTTCGGAGATTATTTTAAGAGGGAAGCGATCAAGTTCGGGTGGGAGCTGATTACTAAGATGTATAAACTCCCCGAGGACAGGCTCTACGTCACCGTCTTCAGGGACGATGATGAAGCATTCGATTTATGGAGTGATGAAATCGGACTCTCCCAGGACCGCATTTTTCGTATGGGAGAGAAAGACAATTTCTGGGCGATGGGCGATACCGGTCCCTGTGGACCGTGCTCCGAGATCATAATCGACCAGGGTGAATCCTTCGGCTGCGGGAAACCAACCTGTACCGTCGGCTGTGACTGCGACCGTTATCTTGAACTCTGGAACCTGGTTTTCATGCAGTTTGAGAGGGATTCATCGGGTAAGCTGTCGCCGCTTCCCAATCCGAGCATAGACACCGGAATGGGGCTGGAAAGGGTTACGGCAGTTCTTCAGGGAGTCAGGAGCAATTATGAGACCGACCTCCTTCGCCCGATCATAGCCCGGGTTGAAGAGATATCGGATAAAGCTTATGGCAAGGATGCTTCATCCGACGTATCTATGAGGGTAATGGCAGACCACGCCCGCGCTGTAACCTTCTTGATCTCGGACGGAGTAATCCCTTCAAACGAGGGCCGGGGGTACGTGCTCAGAAGGATATTAAGACGCGCAGTACGCCATGCCCGGATGCTTGGTATCAAAGAGCCCTGCCTGTTTAATCTGGCCTACAGGGTAAAGGAATTGATGGAAGATGCCTACCCGGAGATTAGAGAGAGGCTTAGTTTTGTCGTGGATGTGGTCAAGAATGAAGAAGAGAGGTTTTTTGAGACGATTGACCGGGGATTGGAGCTCTTAAATGTGGAGATTGAAAAGCATAAGGGGGAGAGAATCCTACCCGGCGACGTGGTCTTTAGGCTTTATGATACCTTTGGTTTTCCGGTGGACTTAACCCAGGATATAACCAGGGAAAGCGGGCTTGAGCTCGACTATGCCGGGTTTGAGAAGGAGATGGAGAGACAGAGGGAACGGTCAAGATTGGCTTGGAAGGGTTCGGGTGACGAGGAGTTACTGCCGTTATACAAGGAGTTCATCTCCGGAGGGCTTGTGGTGAGCTTCACCGGCTACGATAAAACCAGCGATAGGGGCAGGGTTACTGCAATCATAAGCCAAGGAAGGCTTGTCGATAGCGCCAGTGAGGGCGACAGTGTAGAGCTTATAACCGATAAAACCCCATTTTACGGGGAGTCCGGAGGCCAGGTGGGGGATAAGGGAATCATAGAAGGCGAGTCCGGTGTGGTCGAGGTTGTCGATACCAAGAAGCCTTTTCCCAACTTTATAGTTCATCATGGGGTTATCAAAAAGGGAACGCTCTGGGTTGGAGACATGGTAGAGCTTCGAGTAGATGAAGGGCAAAGATACGGTGCTAAAACCCATCATACCACCACCCACATACTCCATGCCGTGTTGAGGGAGGTTCTTGGAACCCATGTTAGACAGGCCGGGTCCTTGGTAGCGCCGGAGAGGCTGAGGTTCGATTTTACTCACTTCTCGTCAGTCGACAACAAGACCATTCGCAAGATGGAGGAAATCATAAACGAGAGGGTCAGGTGGGATGACCAAGTGATCATCCAGACGGATGTTCCTTATGACCAGGCAATAAAGAGCGGGGCGATGGCCATCTTTGAGGAGAAATATGGAGACAGAGTCAGGGTGGTGAATATCGGCGATTACAGCAAGGAGTTGTGTGGCGGGACCCATTTGCATACGACTGGAGAAGCGGGTCTTTTCAAAATCGTGACCGAGACAGCTTCATCCGCCGGGGTCAGAAGAATAGAGGCTCTAGCCGGGGAATCCGCCTGGAGATTCCTGAAAAAGCAGGAAGAAACACTTATCGAGGCTTCTAACCTTTTACGGGTACCTCAGTCCGAGTTGGTCTCCAGGTTGAAGAAGATGGTTGAAGAAAATGAGAGGCTCAAGAGAGAACTCGAATCATTCAAAAGCAGGGCCATGACCGAGAAGGCAAAAGAACTCATCGACAGCGTGAGGGAGGTAAACGGCATAAGGGTTCTTTCCGTCGATGTCGGAGAGGCCGGCCCGGATGAACTCAGAAAGGTCTGGGATGACATAAAGACTGAACTCAGCTCTGGTCTTGCTGTTCTCGGAGGCAAGAGCGACGGAAAGGCCTTCCTTCTGGTCGGTGTCACGAAGGATTTGAGCAAAAGATTTCACGCCGGGAAAATGGTCAAGGAGCTGGCATCATACATTGGCGGAGGAGGCGGGGGAAAGCCGGATATGGCACAGGCTGGCGGAAATAAACCGGAGAATCTAGATAAAGCGCTTAAGAAGGCCTATGAAATCGTTAGCAGCACTTAGCTTTTCTACGAAAAGGAAAAGCTTATCTGCTGATTCCCTTCTTCTCCAATACATGCTTTATCTTCTTCAAAGCGGCATTCTCGATCTGTCTAACCCGTTCTCGGGAGAGGTTCAGTTTTGTGCCCAGTTCCTCGAGAGTTAGAGGATTATCTCGGAGAATTCTATTCTCTATTATGAAGCGTTCTCTGTCTTTGAGGGATTTCAAGGCGGTCTCAAGCTCGCTTTTAACCTTTTCTTCCTCTTCCGCTTTGGTAATTATCTCTTCCTGGTTTGATACTTCATCTACCAGGAAATCAAGGTGAGTTGTATCCACGCTATTGTTGAGTTCGGTATTAAGAGAAAGGTCCTTGCCTCCCATTCTCTGCTCCATTTCTACCACGGCCTCGTCGGAGACGCCGAGTTCCTCGGCCAGATTTTTATAATCCTCGGGGGTTAGATTTTCATCGGTAATATCCATCTTCTGTTTTGTGGAACGAAGCTTATAAAACAGTTTTCTCTGCGCCTGTGTTGTTCCAATCTTAACCAGGCTCCAAGTCCTGATTATGTAGTTATGGATGTAAGCCCTTATCCACCAGACGGCGTAGGAAATAAGGCGGTAGCCCTTAGTGGGGTCAAACCTCTTCACTGCCTGCATCAATCCTACATTCCCTTCCTGAATCAAGTCCATGGGGTTAAGCCCGTAGTTTTTATACTCATTGGCAATCTTCACCACAAACCTTAGATTTGAGGTTATGAGCTTACGAGCGGCCTTTAAATCCCCATTCTTTTTATACCGCATGGCCAGCTTATATTCCTCTTCCCGGCTGAGAATGGGATAATTGCTTATCTCGGCCAGATAGCGCTCCATGGATGTAGTCGGAGCAGGAAGTGCTTTATTAAAATATTCTTTTTCCTTTTTATCCTCGTCTGTCATTTTCAACCCTAAATTCCAAGCCTGGTCTATTACGCTTAGCGTTAATAATTAATTATACTATCCAACTAAGCCCCCCTATTCAACATTGATGAAGGGTGAGGGCTAAGGATTCAGGACCAAACTCACTTTTCCCCGTTTTTATTCGATTTTTCTCATATATGATGTTAAGCTGTTAAAATAAGGGTTTTAGTATGTCGATCAAGGCAAGCTTTTGTGAATAAAAGTTTAAGGGAGGTAGTAGATGACGGATAAAGTGGTAGAAGCAGGAGATACCGTAAAATTTAGCTTTGTGGGAAAGTTTGAAGACGGTTCCGTCTTTGATACATCGGATAAGCCGATATCGGTGGAGATTGGGACCGGTAAGCTCATAAAAGGGCTTGATAAGGAGATCATGGGAATGAAGGAAGGCCAGGAGAAAAAAGTGATGGTATCTCCTGAGGAGGGTTATGGCGAGGAAAATCCCAAGCTCGTAGGGGTGATTCCTTCTGAGGTTTTCAGGAAAAACAACATCGAGCCGGAAGTAGGAATGGTGCTCAAAACCCCGCAGGGCAACTGTCACGTGACCGCGGTCTCCGGTGATGACATAGAGGTCAACTTCAATCACCCACTGGCCGGGAGAAATTTAATATTTGATATCAAGATTGAGGAGATAATAAAGAAATAAAACTTTTCTCTGGACAAAGAGGGGATGGGCCAAAGAGCAAAAATTTGTTGATATCAGGCGGCTAGCTTTTATAATTTAAAGGGGTGCACGGATAGATGGATACTTTGCTAAGTATATGCATTGGAGTTGGGTTAAGCGCCGCATGCGGGTTTCGGATCTTTATGCCGCTTTTGATAATGAGCATCGCCTCTCTCTCTGGCCATCTTACTCTGGCTCCAGGCTTTGAGTGGATTGGGACATATGAAGCGCTGGGAGCTTTTGCCGTAGCTTCATTCCTGGAGATTTCCGCCTATTATATTCCATGGGTTGACAACCTGCTGGATTCGGTTGCCGTGCCGGCGGCAACAATTGCCGGGACGGTGGTGATGGCTTCTTCGGTCTCGGAGATGAGTCCGTTGCTACAGTGGGCACTTGCCGTAATCGTGGGCGGAGGGGTTGCCGGGACTATTCAGGGATTCACCACTATAACCAGGGTGGCTTCTACTGCTACGACCGGTGGTTTGGGAAATTTCGTGGTCTCCACCGCTGAGGCGGGCAGCTCAATTTTCCTCTCTATTCTGGCGATCTTTTTGCCCGCTATTGCAGCGCTAGCAGTTCTGGGGGTTCTCTATTTTGCGCTAAAAAAGATAGTAGGCTGGTTCATCGGAAGGAAGAGTCTTAAGTCATATCAGCGTAGTGAAACTACCTCTCCATCTCTTAATTAATAACCTTCCTCACCCTTCGTCGTAGTCTATCCTGAGAAAAGCCGAAGGACTCAGGGTGAAGGGATTTTAATGTGAGCTTTTCCCCCTTCATGGTGAGCCTTTCGGCTACTCTCAAGATAAACGGAGTTGAACCATGAGCGCATCGTCAGGACCAGGACAGGCTTCCCCTGTAAGGGGCGAAGGGATAATTGTCGTCATTGCCGCTTTGTTTTGGCGGCGAAGCAATCTCCTATTTCGGACAAGTTTGCATTCTTTCGTAGATTCAGAAGGGGTATCCGCCGAATTGATTTGTGGAAGAGCTAGAATGGTAAACCACAAGTAATCAACCGGATTTATATTAGCTATATGAGCTAGCCTATTTGTTTTATCAGTTTTTCTGCGGCCATTTCGCCGGAATGAACACAATCAGGGAGGCCAACCCCATAGTAGGCACCTCCGGCCAGGGCCAGACCTGGATATTTATCCACGCGGTTAAAGATTCGAGATACAAGCTCAAGATGACCTACATGGTATTGAGGCATTGAATTAGGATAACGTCGTAAAGATTCAAATACTGGGTCACCCTTAATTTGGAGTAATCGAGATAGCTCCTCATGCACTATCTCGGTCAGCAGGGCATCATCCCGCTCATATATCTCCGGCTGAATAGCGCCGCCGAGAAAGCATCTCAGTAGAGCAAACCCTTCCGGGGCACGTCCGGGAAATTTCACGCTGCTGAACGAGCAGGCTATTATGGAGCGCCCTTCCACTGCCGGCACCACAAATCCAAAACCATTTAATGGATGCAATATGTCTTTTCGCCTGTAGGCCATGTTGATTACGACGGAGGAGGCAAATTGAATCCCGGAGAGGTCCTCGGAGAGGGATCGATCAAAGCCCTTTACTAATTTTGATGCAAGGTTTGATGCTGCTGCGATGATAACCGCATCTGCGGAAAAGCCTTCTCCTTGGTCGGTTGTTACATGCCAATTACCATCCTTAAACTCCAAGTCTTTTACCTGCTTGGCTAGTTTTATCACCCCTTCGGGCAGATGCGAGGTGATGCTGTTGACCAGGGTTTCCATGCCGTCTCTTAAAGACATAAACAAGCTGTAACGGGCGCCGCTATCAGCTCTTTTTAGTTTTTTTGCCTTTTGTTGTTCATGGAGCATCGCCCTGATTATACTTCCGTGCTCTACTTCCATCTCCAAAAAGCGGGGCATTGTAGCGCGCATACTGAGCTTCTCCGGGTCGGCGGTGTAGATCCCACCAATCATCGGTTGAGCAAGGCGCTCTAGGGCCTCCCGTCCCAACCTGCGGATGACAAACGAAGCGAGGCTTTCATCGTCTTTATGCGTTTTGGCCGGGATAACCAGGTCCATAAGCATGCGCAGCTTCCCATGCCAAGAGAAGAGGGGTGATGTTAGGAACGGTTTGAATTGGGTGGGTGCTATCATAAAAAGGCCGTCCGGTATGGGAATTAACTCCCCGCTCCTAACGACGAAAGTGCGACGGTTTTTATCGTCGGTATTAATCAGTTGTGATTCCAGACCGAGCCGCCTGCACAAATCAAACGCCCAGGGTTTGGTGGTTATGAAAGAGTCGGGACCTTCTTCTATCAGGAACCCGTCTTTATTTTTTGTGGCTATGACACCGCCAACTCGTTCTCTAGCCTCGAGGAGAACTACGTCAAGAGATAGTTTTTTCTCGGAACCCAACTCAACTAGGCGATGTGCCGCGCTTAAACCGGCTATACCCCCGCCGATGACTATGATGCGCATGTATTTATATATTTAGCCATAAATTTATACCGGGAGATAGTCTTAAGCCGTCTCATGAGGTAAACGTGAACTATGGAATGAGATGATGCATGATACACGATCCATGACCCATTATGCATGATTCAAGATGCACGATATTTTTGTGTGTTTTATCCTGCATCCTGCATCCTGTATACTGCATCTTGTTTTAGATATCTTTCCACGACGTCTGCTAATGCCTCAATGAACTTGGGATCGTCGTTTACGGTGTTGGCCCGAAGTAAGGTGATTCCGACTTCCTCCGCAACTTCAGCGGCTTCGATGCCGATATCGTAGAGCACCTCTACATGGTCGCAGAGGAAACCGATCGGCTGAACCACTGCGTAGCTCACACCTTCTTTTGCCAGCTTGCGAAGCAGGTCGCCTATATCCGGCTCCAGCCACGGGTCGGTCGGTCGGCCGCTTCTGCTCTGGTAGCAAAGCGTCCATTGCACATGATTTATCTGCTCGGCAACGAGTCGACAAGAGGTTAATAGTTGCTGAACATACGGAGATTCATTTGCCATTGGTACGGGGATGCTGTGGGCTGTAAAGATGAGGGCGGAATCTACACGTTTATCCGCCGGGATTTGGGAGAGACATTCGGCAACACGGTCTGCCGAAGCCTCGATAAAAAGCGGATGGTCAAACAGCGGAGGGCTGTATTCGACATGCAGGCTCACGCCTGTTTTTGCCATCGCTTCCTCCACGTCGCGCTGATACCTTTCCCAACTGGCGTCGCATTGATGTGCGGCCATAATCATTCCGAGCACGTGCCTTACACCACTCTCGTACATTTTTTTTATCGTGTCCGAAAGGAAGGGATGCCAGTTTCTCATCCCTACATAAACCGGAATGGTGTGGCCACGCCTTCTTAGATAATCTTGAAGACCTTTCGCCTGCCTGAAGGTTAGTTCGTTAATCGGCGATTTGCCGCCTATGATCTCGTAGTGATGTGCCACCTCTTCCAATCTTTCCGGCGGAATCGGGCGACCGCTGGCGACGTAAGCCAAGAATGGTCTTATGTCTTCAGGCTTCTCCGGCCCTCCATAGGCGATCATGAGTATGGCATCGTATTTTTGGGACATTAAAGAAACTCCTCTAAACTCTGACTGAGATTATACCATTGAGTAGCTTTGTATTTTATATTAACTGACTCCGATGTGGGAAAGACCAAAAAGTTGTCATTCCCACATGTATTAGTGGGAATCCGGTATTATAGATTCCCGATTACTACATTCGGGAATGACAACTGTAACCAGGCTTGAATGTCTTCCTGTAAGAGACCCTTATATTCTTGAAGAATCTCCGCCAATGTTGCTCCATGAGCAAGCAGGTTCAGAATGTACTCGACAGTTAGGTGGGTTCCTCTTATTACCGGCTTTCCAGCCATGACTTTTGGATTTAAGGTAATTCGCTCAAGTAATTGCTGGTCATTCATAAGGGAAACCTAATAATTCGGGGTCGTTGATGGTGAATATACAATAATAAACAATCTTTTAAAGCAACGGGATTGGGCCGTATAAGAATTTGTTATCTTAACTTACTCGAATACTCGTGCACGGCGTCTACTAATGCCAGCACATTATCTACGGGCGTATTTGGCAAGATGCCGTGGCCCAGGTTGAATATATGCCCCGGACGCCCTTCTGCCTTTTCTAGGATATTTGTGGCTAGGCGCTTGATCACTGAGGGTTGAGCAAAAAGGGCAACCGGGTCGAGATTGCCCTGTACCGCCACGTCGTATCCTAATCTTGCCCAAGCCTCCTTGAGGTCTACTCGCCAGTCAAGCCCGATCACAAATCCGCTTCTACCTCCGCTCAGTACAGGTCGAGTCGAACTACCGGCCTCCTTCATCATGTCGAGCAAGGCTGAGGTGCCGGTTCCAAAGTGTATGACCGGTACCCCCGGCTCTATATTTTGCATGAGCCGATGCATGTGCGGAAGGACGAATTCCCTGTAGTCATCGGGTGAAAGACAGCCAACCCAGCTATCAAAAATCTGCACCGCATCCGCACCGGAGGATATTTGGCCGTTGACATAAGCGACTGTTGCCGAAGTCAGTTGCTCCATAAGAGCGTGCCACATGCCTGAATCGGAGTACATTAGTTTTTTAGTGTTTTCGTAGTTTCTGGAGCCTCCGCCCTCGATTACATAGGAGGCGACGGTGAAGGGTGCTCCGGCAAAACCGATGAGGGCGAGGTTAGGGTCGAGCGCCCGGCGGGTGATTTTCACCGCATCATAAACAAATTGCATGGCATCAGGGTTAAACTCGGCCAAACTGTCAACGGCTTTACCCGAACGCACCGGCTTTTTAATCCTGGGACCGTCACCCTTTGAAAATTCGAGCTCTATCCCAAGTGGTTCGAGAATTAGAAGAATATCGGCAAATATAATGGCGGCGTCTACTGCCAGCCTTTCTGCCGCACTAAGCGTCACTTCGGCTGCCAGTTCCGGGGTCTTACACAGTTCTAAAAACGGCACCTTGGAGCGGAGTTCGCGATATTCGCGGAGAAATCGGCCGGCTTGACGCATCAGCCAGATCGGGGTGTAATTCGTGGATTCGAGACGGCAGGCTTTCATGAATACGGAATCGCGGGTGATTGCGGCCGTATCTTGACCTGGAGCTGCCCAAATCATGTCCACCCGACGCCAGCGATTGGTGTCTACCCCATTTTCGTGGGCTATTCTTTTCTTGTGCACTAGCGCCTCTCCGCGACGGGCCATCTCTCTCACCAGATTACCCATTTTCGGGCTATTAGGCTCGTAATCAGCGGAGAGCCCCACCTCGCGAAGAGCCTGTGTAGTGGTCGGGCCTATTGAACCAATAGCCACCCGCATAAATCCATTACGAAGCGTTTCTTCTAATCCTTCCATATTTGCAACCTGTATAACGTGGTGAACCTGCTGGGAGCTGGTAAAGAGTGAAATGTCAATCTGCCCTTCAACAATGGAGCATATGGCATTACGGAGCGGAGTCAGGTCTTCGGGTAGAGCCCAGCGGTAAACCGGAACAGGGGTAACCACCGCCCCGCGTTCTCTTAACCCGTCTAGTAATTCTCTATTCGAGATGCCGTATTCTTGTACCGCAATGCGCTTTCCCTCTATTGAAAGCTCGCTGTCGATGATGGCTAGAATGTCCCGCCAGGTGTTTGGCTCGGGAACGAGCACCTGGGGCTTGAGTCCCATCTCTCGAAGCGCGGCCACCGGTTTGGGCCCACGTGCTACTATAGTTGTGTTACCTAGTGCTTCGATGAATCTTTCATGCGAGTATTTCGTGGAGATGACGTCTGCCAGGGTGCGAGTACCCACTCCGGTAAGAAGAATGACTATATCCAGTTTCTCCTCAAATAAGTCCTCTGCAAATGCCAGCGCTTCGGTCGATTCCGAAAGCGGGACTTCGCGCATGGACGGCGCCACCAATGGGATTCCGCCATGATAGGATATTAACTTCTCAATCTCCTTGGCCCGGCGGCTTTCAAACGCCACAACCCGGAGTCCGTTAAAGTCGTTGGCCATTTTTTATGCTTGTGTTGAAGATATATGGAATTCTGTTTTTTAATTTGATCGAAAACGCTGAACCGCACTAACCTGTTTTTGAGTTTAGCACATGGGTAGGGGCGGTCAAGTTGACCGAGTACTCTAGATAGAGGCTAGAAGGGAAATATCGTAGAGACACAAAATTTTGTGTCTCTACAGAATAGGTGTCGAATTGGAGCGCTGAGATGTCGAGAGCTGGAATTTGATTTCTGTTGCGTTATGCTCTCACATAAATATCTTGTCAAAATTAGACTAAGGGTGATATAAACCAAGGTGCGTATTTAAAAGCAAGGTTTGATTCTTACCTTTATATTCTTTGGCACGCTGATGCAACCTTTTTATGATAAGAGGGAGAAAATATGGGAACAAAAATATTTCAGGTAGATGCATTCACTGACAAGCCTTTTGGCGGTAATCCCGCCGCCGTCTGCATATTATCCGAGCGGCGTGACGAGGAATGGATGCGGAATGTGGCCGGAGAGATGAATTTATCGGAGACAGCTTTTTTATACAGGCAGGCAGGCGGTTTTAATTTGCGCTGGTTTACTCCTACCGTTGAGGTCGACCTGTGTGGCCATGCCACGTTGGCAAGCGCCCATGTATTGTGGGAATCGGGGTATTTAAGAACTGACGAACGGGCACATTTCTTCACCCGAAGCGGTCTCCTCACGGCTGAAAAAAAGGGCGATTGGGTCGGGATGGATTTCCCATCAGAGCCGGAAGAGCGGGTGACCCCGCCGGATGAGCTCATCAAGGCTTTGGGGGTAGAGCCGAAATACGTCGGCAAAAACAGATTCGATTACCTCATAGAAGTCGAATCAGAACAAGTTGTTCGAAATATAAGACCTGACTTCAGATTGCTCGCTAGTCTTCCTGTTCGGGGAGTTATGGTGACCAGTCTTTCTGATTCCAAGGACTACGATTTTGTTTCTCGGTTCTTTGCTCCGGCTTCCGGCATCGACGAAGACCCGGCTACCGGGTCGGCGCACTGTTGCCTTGGCCCATTCTGGAAGAAGAGG
This genomic interval from Thermodesulfobacteriota bacterium contains the following:
- the rlmN gene encoding 23S rRNA (adenine(2503)-C(2))-methyltransferase RlmN, which gives rise to MESINLKDLSPDELEGFVANLGEKSYRARQLGKWMYQKRTTSFDDMTDLPKDFRQTLAQAAFISSLRLIEERVSRDGTKKYLFELSDGNRVESVLIPDGKRSTLCISSQVGCALGCTFCLTGRVGRIRNLKPSEILDQFLQVSGLNHEPVTNIVFMGMGEPLDNLESTVRALQTFTHPDYIGFSSKKITVSTSGLVPKIRELGERISVNLSVSLNAPKDELRDKIMPINRKYPINKLLEEVKRFPVPNRKLLTFEYVLLKGINDSDRDARELGELLKGIRCKVNLIPFNEAPPLSYESPSEERVFQFQRILIAYGLDVRIRKNRGRDILGACGQLAATYPVEKVAKHSR
- the rpoH gene encoding RNA polymerase sigma factor RpoH, whose product is MTDEDKKEKEYFNKALPAPTTSMERYLAEISNYPILSREEEYKLAMRYKKNGDLKAARKLITSNLRFVVKIANEYKNYGLNPMDLIQEGNVGLMQAVKRFDPTKGYRLISYAVWWIRAYIHNYIIRTWSLVKIGTTQAQRKLFYKLRSTKQKMDITDENLTPEDYKNLAEELGVSDEAVVEMEQRMGGKDLSLNTELNNSVDTTHLDFLVDEVSNQEEIITKAEEEEKVKSELETALKSLKDRERFIIENRILRDNPLTLEELGTKLNLSRERVRQIENAALKKIKHVLEKKGISR
- a CDS encoding peptidylprolyl isomerase — encoded protein: MTDKVVEAGDTVKFSFVGKFEDGSVFDTSDKPISVEIGTGKLIKGLDKEIMGMKEGQEKKVMVSPEEGYGEENPKLVGVIPSEVFRKNNIEPEVGMVLKTPQGNCHVTAVSGDDIEVNFNHPLAGRNLIFDIKIEEIIKK
- the hemH gene encoding ferrochelatase: MSQKYDAILMIAYGGPEKPEDIRPFLAYVASGRPIPPERLEEVAHHYEIIGGKSPINELTFRQAKGLQDYLRRRGHTIPVYVGMRNWHPFLSDTIKKMYESGVRHVLGMIMAAHQCDASWERYQRDVEEAMAKTGVSLHVEYSPPLFDHPLFIEASADRVAECLSQIPADKRVDSALIFTAHSIPVPMANESPYVQQLLTSCRLVAEQINHVQWTLCYQSRSGRPTDPWLEPDIGDLLRKLAKEGVSYAVVQPIGFLCDHVEVLYDIGIEAAEVAEEVGITLLRANTVNDDPKFIEALADVVERYLKQDAVYRMQDAG
- a CDS encoding DUF4126 domain-containing protein; this translates as MDTLLSICIGVGLSAACGFRIFMPLLIMSIASLSGHLTLAPGFEWIGTYEALGAFAVASFLEISAYYIPWVDNLLDSVAVPAATIAGTVVMASSVSEMSPLLQWALAVIVGGGVAGTIQGFTTITRVASTATTGGLGNFVVSTAEAGSSIFLSILAIFLPAIAALAVLGVLYFALKKIVGWFIGRKSLKSYQRSETTSPSLN
- the alaS gene encoding alanine--tRNA ligase, with the translated sequence MKGSEVRQKFLDYFEERGHTVVKSSSLIPKNDPTLLFTNAGMVQFKDVFLGFDIRPYKRATSCQKCVRAGGKHNDLENVGYTARHHTFFEMLGNFSFGDYFKREAIKFGWELITKMYKLPEDRLYVTVFRDDDEAFDLWSDEIGLSQDRIFRMGEKDNFWAMGDTGPCGPCSEIIIDQGESFGCGKPTCTVGCDCDRYLELWNLVFMQFERDSSGKLSPLPNPSIDTGMGLERVTAVLQGVRSNYETDLLRPIIARVEEISDKAYGKDASSDVSMRVMADHARAVTFLISDGVIPSNEGRGYVLRRILRRAVRHARMLGIKEPCLFNLAYRVKELMEDAYPEIRERLSFVVDVVKNEEERFFETIDRGLELLNVEIEKHKGERILPGDVVFRLYDTFGFPVDLTQDITRESGLELDYAGFEKEMERQRERSRLAWKGSGDEELLPLYKEFISGGLVVSFTGYDKTSDRGRVTAIISQGRLVDSASEGDSVELITDKTPFYGESGGQVGDKGIIEGESGVVEVVDTKKPFPNFIVHHGVIKKGTLWVGDMVELRVDEGQRYGAKTHHTTTHILHAVLREVLGTHVRQAGSLVAPERLRFDFTHFSSVDNKTIRKMEEIINERVRWDDQVIIQTDVPYDQAIKSGAMAIFEEKYGDRVRVVNIGDYSKELCGGTHLHTTGEAGLFKIVTETASSAGVRRIEALAGESAWRFLKKQEETLIEASNLLRVPQSELVSRLKKMVEENERLKRELESFKSRAMTEKAKELIDSVREVNGIRVLSVDVGEAGPDELRKVWDDIKTELSSGLAVLGGKSDGKAFLLVGVTKDLSKRFHAGKMVKELASYIGGGGGGKPDMAQAGGNKPENLDKALKKAYEIVSST
- the hemG gene encoding protoporphyrinogen oxidase, producing MRIIVIGGGIAGLSAAHRLVELGSEKKLSLDVVLLEARERVGGVIATKNKDGFLIEEGPDSFITTKPWAFDLCRRLGLESQLINTDDKNRRTFVVRSGELIPIPDGLFMIAPTQFKPFLTSPLFSWHGKLRMLMDLVIPAKTHKDDESLASFVIRRLGREALERLAQPMIGGIYTADPEKLSMRATMPRFLEMEVEHGSIIRAMLHEQQKAKKLKRADSGARYSLFMSLRDGMETLVNSITSHLPEGVIKLAKQVKDLEFKDGNWHVTTDQGEGFSADAVIIAAASNLASKLVKGFDRSLSEDLSGIQFASSVVINMAYRRKDILHPLNGFGFVVPAVEGRSIIACSFSSVKFPGRAPEGFALLRCFLGGAIQPEIYERDDALLTEIVHEELSRLLQIKGDPVFESLRRYPNSMPQYHVGHLELVSRIFNRVDKYPGLALAGGAYYGVGLPDCVHSGEMAAEKLIKQIG